The following are from one region of the Treponema denticola genome:
- the cbiD gene encoding cobalt-precorrin-5B (C(1))-methyltransferase CbiD, whose product MKLDLYIDKDGQKLRCGYTTGSCAAAAAKAAALILGGETMTSVKIDTPAGLVLDLPVEHCRSYKNNDGTAIGEAAVQKDAGDDPDSTDGIYIHARVSYRNDGKVLIDGGEGIGRITKKGLFGEVGEAAINPVPRQMIEKEVLKVSKRGFNVEIFSPQGAEIGKKTFNKNIGVEGGISIIGTKGIVYPMSEDAIKKTIYLEIDGILQNSKKKEILLVPGNYGEGLKGKLNTIIDLPTVKISNYIGDSLSYAYSKGFKTMTLLGHIGKFAKLSIGIFNTHNRTADTRMEAFVYYLAMHGADKKTIETVNAFLTAEEAFNYLVENKMEMILKAMERGAEERIKKYLKDESLSIKVLIYSMKYGLVE is encoded by the coding sequence ATGAAACTGGATTTATATATAGACAAAGACGGACAAAAGCTAAGATGCGGATATACGACGGGGAGCTGTGCAGCGGCAGCGGCTAAGGCAGCGGCCTTGATTTTGGGCGGTGAAACTATGACCTCGGTTAAAATCGATACGCCTGCAGGACTTGTCCTTGACCTTCCGGTAGAGCATTGCCGCTCATATAAAAACAACGACGGGACAGCTATTGGAGAGGCAGCCGTTCAAAAAGATGCGGGAGACGACCCGGACAGCACCGACGGCATCTATATCCATGCTCGGGTATCTTATAGAAACGATGGGAAGGTTCTCATTGACGGTGGAGAGGGTATAGGAAGAATTACCAAAAAAGGTCTTTTCGGAGAAGTAGGGGAGGCTGCCATTAATCCCGTACCCCGTCAAATGATAGAAAAAGAAGTTTTAAAGGTTTCAAAAAGGGGCTTCAATGTAGAAATTTTCAGTCCTCAAGGAGCCGAAATCGGCAAAAAAACCTTTAATAAAAATATAGGTGTTGAAGGCGGCATCTCTATTATCGGCACAAAGGGCATAGTCTATCCTATGAGCGAAGATGCCATCAAAAAAACCATCTACCTTGAAATAGACGGAATATTACAAAATTCGAAAAAAAAAGAAATACTTTTGGTGCCGGGAAACTACGGGGAAGGCCTTAAAGGAAAACTAAACACTATAATAGACCTTCCCACCGTAAAAATTTCAAACTATATAGGAGATAGTTTAAGCTATGCCTATTCTAAAGGCTTTAAAACCATGACCTTACTCGGACACATAGGCAAATTCGCTAAACTTTCCATAGGTATTTTTAATACCCATAACCGCACCGCCGACACGCGTATGGAAGCCTTTGTCTACTACCTTGCCATGCATGGGGCAGACAAAAAAACAATCGAAACGGTCAATGCCTTTTTAACGGCTGAAGAAGCCTTCAACTATCTTGTTGAAAATAAGATGGAAATGATTCTCAAAGCCATGGAAAGAGGCGCCGAAGAAAGAATCAAAAAATACCTCAAGGATGAAAGCCTTTCGATAAAGGTCTTAATCTATTCGATGAAATACGGCCTTGTAGAATGA
- a CDS encoding NAD(P)-binding protein yields the protein MSRLEIFSQNRSQIIIEELYENLQHRIEASPPGLCPVYITRAFIEMCHAQTCGKCVPCRIGLLQLKHILTDVLNGNAEMETIKLIEETAKSIRETADCALGYEAADMVYKSIIYCRDDFEEHIKHGRCGCMTTQPVPCVALCPANVDIPGYIALVRDERYADAVRLIRKDNPFPSTCAFICEHPCEHRCRRNMVDSAINIRGLKRVAVEFSGKVPPPPCAPSTGKTIAIVGGGPAGLTAAYYLQLMGHQTTVYEMLPKLGGMLRYGIPNYRLPKDRLDEDIDAILETGVKVVYGKKIGTDIELNELIKDNDAAIIAIGASTDKKLGLEGEDAEGVISAVQFLRDVGMDKGMDLTGKKTAIIGGGNVAMDAVRTAVRLKSEKVTCLYRRRVADMTALPAEIEGALAEGVEMMTLKAPSKLEVKNGKLTGVWVTPQMISRIKDGRASVVSTGEPDIFIPCEVLVVAIGQDIETQHYEDSGIPVDRGKLFTMPSASFQGMPGLFSGGDCASGPATVIKAIAAGKVMAANIDEYLGYSHTISCDIEIPIPNIDDRLACGRVELGEREASERIKDFEGVEFCMSKKEACQESNRCLKCDHFGFGIFKGGRERLW from the coding sequence ATGAGTCGACTTGAGATATTTTCACAAAACCGATCTCAAATTATAATTGAAGAACTGTATGAGAATCTTCAACATCGAATTGAAGCAAGTCCTCCCGGACTTTGTCCCGTTTACATAACACGTGCCTTTATCGAAATGTGTCATGCCCAAACTTGCGGGAAATGTGTGCCGTGCCGTATCGGTCTTTTACAGTTAAAGCATATTTTAACTGATGTTCTAAACGGAAATGCTGAAATGGAAACCATCAAACTTATTGAAGAAACTGCAAAGTCGATAAGAGAGACAGCTGACTGTGCTCTGGGATATGAAGCTGCCGATATGGTTTATAAAAGCATAATCTATTGCCGCGATGACTTTGAAGAGCATATAAAACACGGAAGATGCGGCTGCATGACAACTCAGCCCGTACCTTGTGTTGCCCTCTGTCCTGCAAATGTGGATATTCCGGGCTATATTGCCCTCGTCAGGGATGAAAGATATGCCGATGCCGTCCGTCTTATCAGAAAGGACAATCCTTTTCCTTCTACCTGTGCCTTTATCTGTGAACATCCTTGCGAACATAGGTGCCGGCGAAACATGGTAGACAGTGCCATAAATATCCGCGGATTAAAAAGAGTTGCCGTTGAATTTTCCGGTAAGGTACCTCCTCCTCCATGCGCTCCTTCTACAGGAAAGACTATAGCCATAGTCGGAGGAGGGCCGGCAGGGCTTACCGCAGCTTATTATCTACAGCTCATGGGGCATCAGACAACCGTATATGAAATGCTGCCCAAATTGGGAGGAATGCTCCGTTACGGTATACCTAATTACCGTCTTCCTAAGGACAGGTTAGACGAAGATATAGATGCAATTCTCGAAACCGGAGTTAAGGTTGTTTACGGTAAAAAGATAGGAACCGACATAGAACTCAATGAGCTTATAAAGGATAATGATGCGGCTATTATAGCAATTGGAGCCTCAACCGACAAAAAGCTGGGCCTTGAAGGAGAAGATGCAGAAGGCGTTATCTCTGCCGTTCAATTCCTTAGAGATGTGGGAATGGATAAGGGAATGGATTTAACCGGTAAAAAAACCGCAATAATAGGAGGCGGAAACGTTGCCATGGATGCAGTGCGTACTGCTGTCCGTCTAAAATCGGAAAAAGTTACCTGTCTTTACCGAAGGCGTGTAGCCGATATGACGGCTCTTCCTGCCGAAATTGAAGGAGCTTTAGCCGAAGGTGTCGAAATGATGACCTTAAAAGCACCTTCAAAACTAGAAGTAAAGAATGGAAAACTCACAGGCGTTTGGGTTACTCCCCAGATGATATCCCGTATAAAAGACGGGCGAGCCTCCGTTGTATCTACAGGAGAACCTGATATTTTTATTCCGTGTGAAGTGCTTGTCGTTGCAATAGGTCAGGATATCGAAACTCAACATTATGAAGATTCCGGTATACCGGTTGATCGAGGAAAGCTTTTTACCATGCCCAGCGCAAGTTTTCAAGGAATGCCTGGCCTATTTTCAGGCGGAGACTGTGCTTCAGGCCCCGCTACGGTTATAAAGGCCATTGCCGCCGGAAAAGTTATGGCCGCAAATATAGACGAATATTTAGGCTATAGCCACACTATAAGCTGTGATATAGAAATTCCCATTCCCAATATTGATGACCGCCTTGCTTGCGGAAGGGTTGAACTTGGAGAGAGGGAAGCTTCTGAAAGAATAAAGGATTTTGAAGGCGTAGAATTCTGTATGAGTAAAAAGGAAGCTTGTCAAGAATCAAATCGCTGTCTTAAATGCGATCACTTCGGATTTGGTATATTTAAAGGAGGACGGGAACGATTATGGTAA
- a CDS encoding energy-coupling factor transporter transmembrane component T family protein, with the protein MFKRCKRYGIKYDPRIKLLQVLLVSIFVFTLPGKKYEILLFLSVFIFAVMSGIHKTAVKFLFVYSGLFIAAEISPLFIATTIHYFFLCFVTILLAATNLMRTAEISEILATLQNMKIPYYINIPLAVILRFFPTIKQDIFCIKQGIKTRGIDVSLLGVLKHPCKMYEMMLIPFLMRMLSTATELAASVETRGLGVSGKKTSYREVRFGMLDILLLIIMLVFYTAVVVMKIKNIEF; encoded by the coding sequence ATGTTTAAGCGCTGTAAACGATATGGAATAAAATATGATCCAAGAATTAAATTATTGCAAGTTTTATTAGTAAGTATTTTTGTTTTTACATTACCGGGTAAAAAATATGAGATATTGCTTTTTTTATCGGTCTTTATATTCGCAGTAATGAGCGGTATACATAAAACTGCTGTTAAATTTCTGTTTGTATACAGCGGGCTTTTTATAGCAGCCGAGATAAGTCCTTTATTTATCGCAACAACAATACATTATTTTTTTTTATGTTTTGTTACAATACTACTTGCTGCAACAAACTTGATGAGAACTGCTGAAATATCGGAAATATTGGCTACCTTACAAAACATGAAAATTCCATACTATATCAATATTCCTTTAGCGGTTATCCTGCGTTTTTTTCCTACGATAAAACAAGACATTTTTTGCATTAAACAAGGAATAAAGACTAGAGGAATAGATGTTTCTCTATTGGGTGTATTAAAGCATCCATGTAAAATGTACGAAATGATGTTGATACCGTTCTTAATGAGAATGTTATCTACTGCAACGGAATTAGCCGCTTCCGTTGAAACACGAGGATTAGGTGTTTCAGGTAAAAAAACAAGCTATAGAGAAGTTCGTTTCGGGATGCTTGATATATTGCTATTGATAATAATGCTTGTTTTTTATACAGCTGTTGTTGTTATGAAAATAAAAAATATTGAATTTTAA
- a CDS encoding [FeFe] hydrogenase, group A, with protein MVNLTIDNIKISAKENMTIMEAAESAGIPIPKLCFLKGINEIAACRVCVVELEGKEKLITACNNSVEEGMVVYTNSPKVRIDRRRTVQMILSQHDCKCAICVRSGNCTLQTLANDLNIQDVLYEEQLEDQPWDKNFPLIRDSKKCIKCMRCIQVCDKIQSLNIWELEGTGARTTINVSGSRTIADADCSLCGQCITHCPVGALRERDDTEKFWRAVADPDKVVVVQVAPAIRTAWGEHIGLDLKDASVNKIFDALKRIGADYVFDTAFSADLTIMEEAYEFIERFSKGELKDKPMFTSCCPGWVRFIKSQYPHLVSHLSSAKSPMQMFGAVMKSYFAEKIGKKPEDIFSVAIMPCVAKKSEIDMELFYGEYAGHDMDCVLTTREFVRMIKSAHILPQTLKETEPDKLFHDASGAGIIFGATGGVMEAALRTAYYAIMGKNCPPDAFKVVRHSSQEESGIIEASFTLKENNLRIAVTSGLANTRRLIDSIEAGEKHYDFVEIMACPGGCVGGGGQPIHESGELAVKRGSNLYFLDKNSKVRYSHENECIKALYNDFFEKPNSHKAHSLLHTDHFIWEMPRSPKRDRKGYVINEKFQS; from the coding sequence ATGGTAAACTTGACTATAGATAATATAAAAATATCGGCTAAAGAAAACATGACGATTATGGAAGCTGCAGAAAGCGCCGGAATCCCTATACCGAAACTTTGTTTTTTAAAAGGAATAAATGAAATTGCTGCCTGCCGTGTATGTGTTGTTGAACTGGAAGGAAAAGAAAAACTTATAACCGCTTGTAATAATTCCGTTGAAGAAGGAATGGTTGTATACACTAACAGCCCCAAGGTAAGAATTGACAGAAGAAGAACCGTTCAGATGATTTTGTCACAGCATGATTGTAAGTGTGCCATCTGTGTAAGAAGCGGAAACTGTACCTTACAAACTCTTGCAAACGATCTTAACATTCAAGATGTTTTATATGAAGAACAGCTTGAAGATCAGCCATGGGATAAGAATTTTCCTCTTATACGGGATTCAAAAAAATGTATTAAATGTATGCGCTGTATTCAGGTTTGCGATAAGATCCAAAGCCTGAATATTTGGGAGTTGGAAGGAACGGGAGCAAGAACTACAATAAATGTTTCAGGCTCAAGGACTATAGCCGATGCAGACTGCTCTTTATGCGGTCAGTGTATTACACATTGTCCTGTAGGTGCCTTACGTGAAAGAGACGACACGGAAAAATTCTGGCGGGCTGTAGCCGATCCTGATAAGGTTGTTGTCGTGCAAGTGGCTCCTGCAATACGTACGGCTTGGGGAGAACATATCGGCCTTGATCTAAAAGATGCTTCCGTAAACAAAATATTTGATGCATTAAAAAGAATAGGAGCCGACTATGTATTTGATACAGCCTTTTCGGCAGATTTAACCATAATGGAAGAAGCCTATGAATTTATTGAACGTTTTTCGAAGGGAGAGCTAAAAGATAAACCGATGTTTACCTCCTGTTGTCCCGGATGGGTTCGCTTTATAAAAAGCCAATATCCTCATTTGGTTTCTCATCTATCTTCCGCTAAGTCTCCCATGCAGATGTTCGGTGCGGTTATGAAGTCATATTTTGCAGAAAAAATCGGTAAAAAACCTGAGGATATTTTCTCTGTAGCTATTATGCCCTGTGTTGCAAAAAAAAGCGAAATCGATATGGAGCTTTTCTATGGAGAGTACGCAGGACATGACATGGACTGCGTTTTGACTACGCGGGAATTTGTAAGGATGATTAAGTCTGCTCATATTCTTCCTCAAACCCTTAAAGAAACGGAACCTGATAAGCTTTTCCATGATGCTTCAGGAGCCGGAATTATTTTTGGAGCTACAGGCGGTGTTATGGAGGCCGCCTTACGTACAGCCTATTATGCCATTATGGGAAAAAATTGTCCGCCGGATGCTTTTAAGGTTGTAAGGCATTCTTCGCAAGAAGAGTCGGGAATTATTGAAGCATCTTTTACCTTAAAAGAAAATAATTTACGGATTGCCGTAACCAGCGGACTTGCCAATACCAGACGGCTTATAGATTCTATAGAAGCAGGCGAAAAACACTATGATTTTGTAGAAATTATGGCTTGCCCCGGCGGATGCGTAGGAGGCGGAGGGCAACCGATACATGAATCCGGTGAATTGGCTGTTAAAAGAGGCAGTAATTTATACTTTCTAGATAAGAACTCAAAAGTGCGGTATTCTCATGAAAACGAATGTATAAAAGCGCTCTATAATGATTTCTTTGAAAAGCCGAACAGCCACAAAGCGCACAGTCTTTTACATACGGACCATTTTATATGGGAAATGCCGAGAAGTCCGAAGCGGGATCGAAAGGGCTATGTTATAAACGAGAAATTTCAATCATAA
- a CDS encoding MptD family putative ECF transporter S component, whose amino-acid sequence MEGRRNFQIKDLIITALMVLCSQILYRILSFLFMSPYTMLLTMPIWAIIGAIAYFLVPVKTKNPWMILLFCILTSIIGFYPPYIISCIIGGVLAMLIARIKGIENYKGLTIGYILFCVLASFGGMYVPFLFYAEQTLNAYKEMFGAEYLETLTKLVSPTITVIMLIITALCGCIGALISKKLLKKHFEKAGMI is encoded by the coding sequence ATGGAAGGAAGAAGAAATTTTCAAATTAAAGATTTGATTATTACGGCATTGATGGTTCTATGCTCACAGATTTTGTACAGAATACTGTCTTTTCTATTTATGTCGCCATACACAATGCTTTTAACAATGCCTATCTGGGCAATCATCGGAGCAATTGCTTATTTCTTAGTACCTGTTAAAACAAAAAATCCATGGATGATATTATTGTTTTGTATACTTACAAGTATTATAGGCTTTTATCCGCCATATATAATCAGCTGCATCATTGGCGGTGTTCTTGCAATGCTCATCGCAAGAATAAAAGGAATTGAAAATTATAAAGGCTTGACAATCGGATATATACTATTTTGTGTTCTTGCAAGTTTTGGAGGAATGTATGTGCCATTTTTATTTTATGCAGAGCAAACACTTAATGCATATAAAGAAATGTTTGGAGCCGAGTATTTGGAAACGTTAACTAAACTTGTTTCACCTACAATAACCGTAATAATGCTTATTATAACGGCGCTATGCGGATGTATTGGAGCGCTTATCTCGAAAAAACTTCTTAAAAAACATTTTGAAAAAGCAGGAATGATTTAA
- a CDS encoding ABC transporter ATP-binding protein, with the protein MFNIVKRILEISGEYRSNVIRGLIFGAFKSFFASFMLFSVLFILINLEKLNMLIILQAILIVGISILGRFIFQYLCDRNLSASGYEIFRDKRIEIGEKLKKAPMGYFSEKNLGTIQTILTTTISDLEAMAMLAVNFIVGGFFHAFSMTVMLLIFCYPVGLISLTAIILGIAVLGLIAKQAENYSSIMQEAQEQLVTHAIEYIRGISVLRSFKKGKEGKDKIEEAFSKKCNVDIAVTEATALVMKLYEMIYKVASCVLVFVAVILYLHHSIPLSHTLMFIVSAFLIFMELELINNGAFLSKMLATQLDRLEYISDIPSLDENGKDITINSYDIEFKNVDFGYNERTILKDVNLKVNSKSSLAIVGASGSGKTTFCNLIARFWDVKKGEVLIGGRNVKDFTSESLLKNISMVFQKVYLFNDTIENNIKFGNPNASHEEVIAACKRACCHDFIMNFPDGYRTLIGEGGSTLSGGEKQRISIARAILKDAPIIILDEATLSVDPENEHLLISAIRELTKNKTFISIAHRLSTVREADHIIVIDKGRVVQQGSHKELIKQEGIYKHFIEIREKSIGWHI; encoded by the coding sequence ATGTTTAACATTGTAAAAAGAATATTAGAAATATCAGGCGAATACCGTTCAAATGTAATTAGAGGTCTTATTTTCGGCGCATTCAAATCTTTTTTTGCTTCGTTTATGCTGTTTTCGGTTTTATTTATCCTGATAAACCTTGAAAAATTAAATATGCTCATTATTTTGCAGGCTATTTTAATTGTAGGAATAAGTATATTGGGGAGGTTTATCTTTCAATATTTGTGTGATAGAAACCTAAGTGCATCAGGCTATGAGATTTTTAGAGACAAAAGAATTGAAATAGGAGAAAAATTAAAAAAAGCACCGATGGGGTATTTTTCGGAAAAAAATTTAGGAACAATTCAAACCATCTTAACGACGACTATTTCCGATTTAGAGGCAATGGCTATGCTTGCAGTGAACTTTATTGTAGGCGGATTCTTTCATGCGTTCAGTATGACAGTTATGCTCTTGATATTTTGTTATCCGGTAGGACTGATATCTTTGACGGCGATTATTTTAGGGATTGCAGTATTAGGGTTGATTGCAAAACAAGCCGAAAACTATTCATCAATTATGCAGGAGGCGCAAGAGCAGTTAGTTACTCATGCTATCGAATACATCAGAGGCATTTCTGTACTTCGTTCGTTTAAAAAAGGAAAAGAAGGTAAAGATAAGATTGAAGAAGCTTTTTCTAAAAAGTGTAACGTTGATATAGCTGTTACGGAAGCTACCGCATTAGTTATGAAGCTGTATGAGATGATTTATAAAGTTGCAAGCTGCGTGTTAGTATTTGTTGCAGTGATCTTGTATTTACATCATAGTATTCCGCTTTCGCATACACTTATGTTTATTGTATCCGCATTTTTGATATTTATGGAATTGGAGTTAATAAACAACGGGGCATTTTTAAGCAAAATGTTAGCAACACAATTGGATCGATTGGAATATATTTCCGACATTCCTTCTTTAGATGAAAATGGAAAGGATATAACTATAAACTCCTATGATATAGAGTTTAAAAACGTTGACTTCGGCTATAACGAAAGGACAATCTTAAAAGATGTCAATTTAAAAGTAAACTCAAAAAGCAGCTTAGCGATTGTAGGCGCTTCCGGTTCGGGTAAAACAACATTCTGTAATTTAATAGCGCGGTTTTGGGATGTAAAAAAAGGCGAAGTGCTGATCGGCGGAAGGAATGTAAAAGACTTTACTTCCGAAAGTTTATTAAAAAACATCAGTATGGTTTTTCAAAAAGTTTATTTATTTAACGATACGATTGAAAACAATATAAAATTCGGAAATCCGAATGCTTCTCATGAAGAGGTTATAGCAGCGTGCAAAAGAGCCTGTTGTCATGATTTTATTATGAACTTTCCGGATGGATACCGCACCCTTATCGGCGAGGGCGGTTCTACCTTATCAGGAGGAGAAAAACAAAGAATATCCATTGCACGGGCAATTCTTAAAGATGCTCCGATTATTATTCTTGATGAAGCAACTTTGAGCGTTGATCCTGAAAATGAGCATTTATTAATCAGTGCGATACGGGAGTTAACAAAAAATAAGACGTTTATAAGTATTGCTCATAGATTATCTACCGTTAGAGAAGCTGATCATATTATCGTTATAGATAAAGGCAGAGTTGTGCAGCAGGGAAGTCATAAAGAGTTGATTAAGCAAGAAGGAATTTACAAGCATTTTATCGAAATACGCGAAAAATCCATCGGCTGGCATATATAG
- a CDS encoding ABC transporter ATP-binding protein: MADSIVDFDDVSFSYGTQTEGSLKHINLKIEEGECIVLTGQSGCGKTTIMRLINGLIPHFFEGSLTGCVKILGKDTKTTSVGELGRNIASIFQNPRSQFFTTNTTAEAAFACENYGIERAEMIKGVDNAFYDFDAKCLMNRDMFSLSSGEKQKIAIIAAKTLNPNIYVFDEPSANLDIHAIMQLQEMIRKLKEAGHTVIVSEHRLFYLKNLCDRCFIMSNGNIVKELCKSDIENMNTADLTNYKLRTFNIEEIGLNRENKTEYERSDNIKLEIKKLSFSYKHSKKLLDNINITAYAGETIAIIGQNGEGKTTLGKIIAGLLKSAHGRFFLDGKQVKQKELYKSVYFVMQESDYQLYSDSVLSELYVSSGLSSKRNTQKIECIMKLLHIFAYKEKHPWALSGGQKQRVTIAAAMASNKSILIFDEPTSGLDYENMKAVSKAINILSRQGTVNFVISHDLEFLSRVATRAVFIANGTIGGSISLKNNRDFRTVKDFLLRNGVAK, encoded by the coding sequence ATGGCAGATAGTATTGTTGATTTTGATGATGTAAGTTTTAGCTATGGAACACAAACAGAAGGTTCTTTAAAGCATATCAATCTTAAAATAGAAGAAGGAGAATGTATTGTCCTCACAGGACAATCCGGCTGCGGAAAAACAACTATTATGAGGTTGATAAACGGTTTAATACCTCATTTTTTTGAAGGCAGTTTGACAGGATGTGTGAAAATTCTTGGTAAAGACACAAAAACTACTTCTGTAGGAGAGCTCGGCAGAAACATTGCTTCCATATTTCAAAATCCTAGGAGTCAATTTTTTACAACAAACACCACGGCAGAAGCGGCATTTGCTTGTGAAAATTACGGAATAGAGAGAGCCGAAATGATAAAGGGCGTTGACAATGCGTTTTATGATTTTGACGCTAAATGCCTTATGAATAGAGATATGTTCTCTTTGTCAAGCGGAGAAAAACAAAAGATTGCTATTATTGCTGCAAAAACTTTAAATCCTAACATATATGTTTTTGATGAGCCATCTGCCAACTTGGATATTCATGCAATTATGCAGTTACAAGAAATGATACGGAAGCTGAAAGAAGCAGGACATACGGTTATTGTTTCGGAACATCGCTTATTTTATTTGAAAAACTTATGTGATAGATGTTTTATCATGAGTAACGGAAATATCGTTAAAGAATTATGTAAAAGTGATATTGAAAATATGAATACAGCCGATTTGACAAACTATAAACTGAGAACATTTAATATAGAAGAAATCGGGTTGAATAGGGAAAATAAAACAGAATATGAGAGAAGCGACAACATAAAACTTGAAATTAAAAAATTATCTTTTTCATATAAACATTCTAAGAAGCTTTTAGACAATATCAATATAACGGCTTATGCAGGGGAGACCATTGCAATTATCGGACAAAACGGTGAAGGTAAAACTACTTTAGGGAAAATTATTGCAGGCTTATTAAAATCCGCTCATGGCCGATTTTTCCTTGACGGCAAACAGGTAAAACAAAAAGAATTATATAAAAGTGTTTATTTTGTCATGCAGGAATCTGATTATCAATTATATTCAGATTCTGTTTTATCCGAGCTATATGTAAGTTCCGGATTATCCAGCAAAAGGAATACGCAAAAAATCGAATGTATAATGAAATTATTACATATCTTTGCATATAAAGAAAAGCATCCATGGGCACTATCAGGGGGTCAGAAGCAGCGGGTAACTATTGCGGCAGCGATGGCTTCAAATAAATCTATTCTTATTTTTGATGAGCCGACTTCTGGGCTTGATTACGAAAATATGAAAGCAGTCTCAAAAGCAATAAACATTCTGAGCCGACAAGGAACCGTAAACTTTGTTATTTCCCATGATTTGGAATTTCTTAGCCGAGTTGCAACAAGAGCCGTTTTTATAGCAAACGGTACAATCGGCGGAAGTATCAGTTTAAAAAATAATCGAGACTTTAGAACCGTAAAAGATTTTTTGTTACGGAATGGGGTTGCAAAGTAA